Below is a genomic region from Pseudomonas extremaustralis.
AGGCGCTTGTTCAGGCACGTGTCGGCAGTCTCGCAGAGTGGCCCGACCAAATACTTGTCGCCATCTTCTTCCACGGCATTCATTTGCTCGGCCGTACCCGACAGGTTCATCACCCATTCCGGCAGGCGCTCTTCTTTCTTCACCACGCCTTGCCAGGTCTCGCGGTATTGCGGGTCCGCACTGAGCAGTTCGTTGGCCCGCGATTGGCCGTCGTTGGCGGCCATCGCCAGACCGCTGCCGCCCACAAGCAGGGCGGCAACCATGGCTTTAAAGGAAGGGGTCATGTTCAGCCTCGGCCGCGACGACCGAAGAAGAACGATGCGATAAACATCACCAGGAAGACGACAAAGAGAATCTTAGCGATACCCGTGGCGGTGCCCGCGATACCACCGAAGCCCAGGACAGCAGCCACAATGGCGATGATCAGAAATGTGATTGCCCAACTCAACATGGTGATTCTCCTTACGCTTCTATAAGAGGTAACAGCGGTAGTGCTGTACGAACGCTCAACACAAGCGCCCGATTTTGTTGCCTAGAAAACCCAACGTTCTTGGGTGGGCAGCTCGCCCAGGCTCGAATCCTGGTCGGCCACACGTAATTGCTTGGCGGCTCCATCGGCAGAAACGCTGCCGATGGAACTGAAATGAGTCTGGGTCGTCACCGGGCGTTCGAACGACGGGGCTTGCTGCGGACTCTGCTGCCAATGCTGCAGTTGCTGACCGGCAATCAGCGTGACCATCAGCGCCAGGCTGGCAAACAGGCCTTGCTGCAAGCGTAGTGGCGATAAACGCAGTTGGCTGAGGCTGTGGCGAGTCATGCTGAAGTTCTCCCGCGTTCTGATTATTCGTTGGGAAAGCTATTGCAGAGCGCATGCCAGCTTTTTTGTAAAATAAATATCAATAAAATCAATAAGTTAAATATAAGCGTTTTGCCAATCACCCAGCATCCTGCACGATGCCCCCCTGTGCGCCGTGCGAATTGCACGACGGCCAGTGGTCGGATAAAGGGACATAAAGCGGATATCGAGTTGCCGAAGTGGCAAGAAGGCATGAAAACGCCAGCAGGCCGGGCTTTGTAGGACGTATGACAGATACGTGCACGACGCTTCTTTTTATCGATCAGAATCAACCATGCAACTTGCCCGATTATTCCGGGACTAAACACCATCATTCATAGTTAAGGAGCGCGGGACAGATGGGATCAGCCAAGGAACTTCAAGGCCGCATTCTTTTAGTGGATGACGAATCCGCAATCCTGCGCACCTTCCGTTATTGCCTGGAAGATGAAGGCTACACCGTCGCCACCGCCAACAGCGCCGCCCAGGCCGATGCGCTGATGCAGCGCCAAGTGTTCGACCTGTGCTTCCTTGACCTGCGCCTGGGTGAAGACGATGGCCTGGTGGTGCTGGCGCAGATGCGCATCCAGGCCCCCTGGATGCGCGTCGTGATCGTGACGGCCCATTCGGCGGTCGATACTGCGGTGGACGCGATACAGGCGGGCGCCGCCGACTACCTGGTAAAACCCTGCAGCCCCGACCAACTGCGCCTGGCCACCGCCAAGCAGCTGGAGGTGCGCCAACTCTCCGCGCGCCTGGAAGCCTTGGAAGGCGAAGTGCGTCAACCAAAAGACGGCCTCGACTCTCATAGCCCGTCGATGATGGCGGTGCTGGAAACCGCGCGCCAGGTGGCGGGCACCGACGCCAACATCCTGATCCTGGGCGAGTCCGGTACCGGTAAAGGCGAACTGGCTCGCGCCATTCACGGTTGGAGTAAACGGGCGAAGAAATCCTGCGTGACCATCAACTGTCCATCGCTGACAGCAGAACTGATGGAAAGCGAGCTGTTCGGCCATAGCCGCGGCGCTTTTACCGGTGCCAGCGAGAGCACCTTGGGCCGCGTCAACCAGGCCGACGGCGGTACATTGTTTCTCGACGAGATCGGCGATTTTCCCCTCACACTGCAACCTAAGTTGCTGCGTTTTATCCAGGACAAGGAATACGAGCGCGTGGGCGACCCGGTCACCCGCCGCGCCGATGTGCGCATCCTCGCCGCCACCAACCTGAACCTGGAGGACATGGTGCGCGACGGCCGCTTCCGCGAAGACCTGCTCTATCGCCTCAATGTCATCACCTTGCACCTGCCGCCGCTGCGCGAACGCAGCGAAGACATACTGACCCTCGCCGACCGCTTCCTGGCGCGCTTCGTCAAGGAATACGCGCGACCGGCACGCGGCTTCAGTGATGACGCCCGCGAAGCGCTGCTGAACTATCGCTGGCCGGGCAATATCCGCGAGCTGCGCAACGTGGTGGAACGCGCCAGCATTATCTGCCCTCAGGAAAAAGTCGAAATCATCCACCTCGGCATGGCCGAGCAACCGACCAACAACGCCCCGCGCATCGGCGCCGCACTGAGCCTGGACGAACTGGAAAAAGCCCACATCGGTGCGGTGCTCGCCACCAGCGATACCCTGGACCAGGCAGCTCGCACCCTCGGTATCGACGCGTCGACCCTGTATCGCAAACGCAAACAGTACAACCTGTGAGCGGCACCTTATGAAGCTAGCGATGACACTGCGCACTCGATTGTTCCTGAGTATCTCAGCGCTGATTACCGTCGCCCTGCTCGGATTGATCCTCGGTCTGGTGAGCGTCATGCAGATGGCCAAGACCCAGGAGTCCTTGATTCGCAGCAACTTCACCACCCTGGACCTGGGGCTCAAGCTGCGCCAGAGCCTGGGCGACCAGTTGATGATGATGCTGGAGCAGCGCCCCGATCCTGAGGCGCTGAACGTCGCCAAGCAGCACTACTTCGACCTGCTGGACCAAGGTGTCGCCCACGAACAGCGCAATGGGCAGGGCATCGGTTTCAGCCAGGCCCGAGGCGAGTACCAGAATCTGCTGGAAGCGTTTGACCAATCCCAGCAACCGTCGCCGCCACCGGGCAGCAAGGAAAAACTCACCGAAACCTTCAACGTACTGCGCAACAGCCTGATCGACGAACACAAGCAGGCGCTGGAAAACATCAGCAACAGCGAACACAAGTCCCGCGAACGCGCGTTGCTGATCGCCGGTCTGCTGGGTTTGGTGGGGCTCGCGGTGCTGATCATCGGATTTGTCACCGCCCATGGCATCGCCCGGCGGTTTGGCGGACCGATCGAAGCGCTGGCCAAGGCCGCGGACAAGATCGGGCAGGGCGACTTCGAAGTGACGCTGCCGATCTCTTCGGCGGCCGAAATGAACCAACTGACCCGTCGCTTCGGCATCATGGCCGAGGCCCTGCGCCAACATCAGGCGACCAATATCGATGAACTGCTAGCCGGCCAGCAGCGCCTGCAAGCGGTGCTCGACAGCATCGATGACGGCCTGCTGATGATCGACCGCGAAGGCCGCCTGGAACACCTCAACCCCGTCGCACAGCGCCAACTGGGCTGGGATGAAGATCGTCTCGGCCAGGGATTGGGCGAGGCACTGGTGCGTCCGGAACTGGACGAACAACTGCGACTGGTGCTGCGTGGCGGTAACCTGGAACGGGCCCCCGATGACCTGGAAGTGGAAGTCGAGGGCGAACTGCGCTTGCTGACCTACAGCCTTACGCCCGTCAGTCATACCCAGGGACATATTCTCGGGGCGGTGATGGTGCTGCATGACGTCACCGAACAGCGCGCCTTCGAACGGGTGCGCAGCGAGTTCGTATTGCGCGCCTCCCATGAGCTGCGCACGCCGGTGACCGGTATGCATATGGCGTTCGGGTTGTTCCGCGAGCGGGCGAAGTTCCCCGCCGACTCCCGTGAAGCGGACTTGCTGGATACGGTCAATGAAGAGATGCAGCGCCTGATGCAGTTGATCAACGACTTGCTCAACTTCTCGCGCTACCAGAACGGCCTGCAGAAACTGACCCTGGGGCCGTGCGACGTCATCGACCTGCTTGAACACGCCCGTGCGCGCTTCCTGGAGCAAGCCAACACGCAACATATCGAACTGCTGGTAGAAGCCCAATCCGACCTGCCGCGGCTCTATGCCGATCAGCCGCAACTGGAACGGGTACTCGACAACCTACTGGGCAACGCCCTGCGCCACACCGCCGAAGGCGGGCAGATTCGCCTGCAGGCGCGTCGCCATGGTGAACGGGTGATTATCAGCGTCGAGGACAACGGCGAGGGTATTGCCTACGGACAGCAGGGACGGATCTTCGAGCCCTTCGTCCAGGTCGGTCGCAAGAAAGGCGGTGCCGGCCTGGGGCTGGCGTTGTGCAAGGAGATCGTGCAATTGCACGGCGGCCGCATGGGCGTGTATTCGCGGCCGGGGCAGGGCACCCAGTTCTATATGGCGCTGCCCCTTTAGGAACCGCCTTTTGTGGCGAGGGCGCTTGCTCCTGCAATTAACGCCGGTTCAATGCCCGCAAGATCGCAGCACTTTCGGCATCCGGCGTGCCATCAAACAGCGACGGGCGGAAATGCATCTGGAACGCGGCAATCACGTGACGCGTGGCAACATCCAGCTCACCGGTCTGAGGGGTCTGGTAGCCCAGACGGGCCAACTCTTCCTGGAACCAGGTAATGCTCGGCAGCTCCGTGGCGTACTGCGCCTTGAAGCGCGCAACGGCCTGGGCCTCGGGCCACATGCCCAACCCTTCGGCAGCCAAGCGTTTCCAGGGGAACAACGGACCGGGGTCCAGCTTGCGCAGTGGCGCGATGTCGCTGTGACCAATGATGTTCTTGGGGTCGATGCCATTACGCTTGCTGATGTCCTTGAGCAGCACCACCAACGATTTCACCTGCGCTTCTGAATACGGGTACCACAAGCGCCCGGTCGGGGTGTCCTTGTAGCCAGGGTTCACAATCTCGATACCGATGGAGCTGGAGTTGAGCCAGGTGCGGCCCATCCACTCGCTTTCCCCGGCATGCCAGGCGCGCTGGCTTTCATCAACCAGCTTGTAAATGGTGGCGGAGGCGTCGTCGCCGATCAGGTAATGGCTGCTGACCTGGCCATGGGTGAGCAGCGCCAGGGAGCGGTCGAGGCTGGCCGAGGTGTAGTGGACGACCACGAACTGCACGCGGTTGTCGTAGTTCACCGAGGGGTGGCGGGTATCGAATCGAGGGCCGCTGGCGCAGCCCGAGAGCAGGAGAAAAACAAAGGCGAAGTACAAGGATTTCATGGCGGAAGGCAATACACAGAAGAGAGTAATGCAACAGTGTAACGTACCGTTTATGGCTCGGCGGTCAAATTACAAAATGGCACATCTTTTAAGCCGCCTGCACTTGGTTGCGCCCCGCAGCCTTGGCCCGATACAACGCCGCGTCGGCACGCTTGAGTGCCACATCGCTGCGTTCTCCCGGCTGGAACTGCGCCACCCCCATGGACACGGTGATCGTCACCGGCTCCCCCTTGAAGTGAAACGGGCACGCTTCGATCGCCGCGCGCAACACCTCGCCCGCGGCCAGCGCATCCGTCAGCGATGAGTTGGGCATCAACATTACAAACTCTTCACCGCCGAAGCGCGCAATGAAGTCGCTTGCGCGCAGACGCTTGCGCAGCACGCTGGCGATAATTTTCAGCACCTTGTCGCCGGCCAGGTGGCCATAACCGTCATTGATGCGCTTGAAGTGGTCCAGATCGAGCATCGCCAGCGACAGGCTGTTGCCGCGCTGGTGCCAAAGGTTGACCTCCTGATCGAGGCGCTCGCTCCAGGCTGCGCGGTTTGGCAGGCCGGTGAGCGGGTCGAGCAGTGCTTTCTGGCGTTGTACCTCCAGGTGCTCGCGATAACCCTGGGCCTCCTGCTCCATGTTGGAAACGCGCTCGGCCAGCCCTTTCAGGCGCGCCGCCACTTCCTGCTCGCGCTGGTCTCGTTGCTGCTGGTGCTCGTCCATCGTGCCGAGCAAGCCTTCCAGATGGCTTTCCAATACATGCTTGAGGCTGTCCAGGTCGGCAGCCTCCTGCACGCTGCTTTGCATGCCATCCACCTGTTCGCGGATCTGCGTATCCAGCTCCCTGGCGGCGGAACGACTGTCGGCATGGTCGTCACTGGCGATCTGCAAGTGCCCCTGGAACGCTTCAAGGCGCTCGTTGAGTTGCTTGAGATACGCCTCGAACTCATGCTGGCCGCTGTCGGTGACGGCCAGCATCAACACCGCCAGGTCATCGAGGATCGGCAACAATTCGTACCAGTTCAAACCATGGGCCAGACGCTCGCGCATGGCTTCGGCCTGGGGCCGATGGCGCTCAGGCAAAGACAGGTCTTCCAGCAAACCGAGCAGGGTACCTTCGATGTGCTTGGCCACGGAGCTGTAGGAAGGCTCCGGCGAATCGGGCAAAGAATACAGGCCACCGGATAGCAGCTCATCGGGGTCAGGCTCCTGCGCCTCAAGCACAGGAGGCAGTGACAGGCTGCCGATGACCGTCTCATCGGGCGTATCACGCTGAACCACAGGTGCCTCGATAAAGGCGGCGAGGGCGCTCTCGGGCGCGGTTTTCTCTGCCTGAGGCTCGGGCTTCCCGGGCTCGACACCTGCGACGGGAACCTCAACCGGCGCCACCTGAGCCGGGGCCTCGTAGACGAACGTTTCGCTGGCAACCCCGACATTGGCCGGTGCTGCAGGCTCAGGCTGCGGGGTAACCGGCGCTTGAGGCTGTGGCGCAAAGGCACGCAGCGCGAGTGCCAGTTCCTCGGATTGTTCGGGCGCCTGAGGCTCGACGACAGGTTTGGCCGCGACAGGTTGCGGGGCCGGGATGGGAGCCGGCTCACTTGCCGCCGTCTCAGTCGCCACTTCCTTGGTCCCAAACAGGCGCTGCAAGAGCCCAGGACCGGGGCGCGTGGTTTCGCCGTCCGGTTCCAGGTTATTCAGCGCCTGCCCTTGCAGACCGCTCAACTCGCTGAGCAACAGAGGGATCTCGCGGGCCTGGCTGACTCGCCCGTCCAACTGCTTGGCAAAGGTTTTCAGCGGCCGCGCGACCTCACGTGGCAGCGGCAGTTTTTGCAATTGGGTGACCAGGGCGGTCAGCGCGGTGTTGATCTGCTCCACACGGGTTTCGCGACGCTGCTCCGAATCCAGCACGGCTTTTTCCAGGCGCGGCAGCAAGGCGGTAAGGGCCGCATCCATATCATCCGTGCGGACAACTTCACGCATTTCCTTCATGCATTGATCGACCGCGCGGTCGGTCCCTTCAGCCGCCAGCGTGCTGCGCACCAGACCACGGCGCAGCAGGTCGAGCCGGGCAGCCCAACGGCGTTCGAGCTTCTCTTGTTGCTCGATACTTTGCAGGTATTTTTCTTTCCAGCGCTGGGCGTCGTCGCTCATGCAAGGGGTCCGCGAGGGCCTGGGCTCAACGCGGGCAATGCATCAGCCGAGAGCGAACCCGGCAGACGAATCTCTACCGCGACCGGCAGGTGATCGGAGATGGGCTGCGCCAGAACCTGCACGCTTTCGAGCGTGAGGGTCGGGCTTAGCAGGATATGGTCAAGACAGCGTTGCGGACGCCAGCTGGGAAACGTGGCTTCGACTTGCGGTGCCAGGAGCCCAAGGTCGCGCAACGGGGAATTCAGCAACAGGTCGTTGGCATGGGTGTTCATGTCCCCCATCAATACCTGGTGCTTGTAATTGCCAATCAGCTCGCGGATGTAGGCCAGCTGCAGGGTGCGGGCACGTGCACCCAGCGCCAGGTGCATCATCACCACCACCAAGGCTTCAGGGCCTTCGCCAAAACGCACGAGGATTGCCCCCCGGCCCTTGGGGCCTGGCAAGGGATGATCCTCGATGGCCGATGGCTTCAAGCGACTGAGCACGCCATTGCTGTGCTGCGCCAGGCGCCCGAGGTTGCGATTGAGTTGTTGGTACCAATAGGGGAAGGCACCCAGTTGGGCCAGATGCTCCACCTGGTTGATATAGCCGGAGCGCATGCTGCCGCCGTCGGCTTCCTGCAGGGCAACCAGGTCGAAGTCATTCAACAGGTTGCCGATCTTTTGCAGGTTGTCGGCACGCCCCTGGTGGGGCAGCAGGTGCTGCCAGCCACGGGTGAGGTAGTGCCGGTATTTTTCGGTACTGATGCCTACCTGAATATTGAAGCTGAGCAATCGCAGACGACTGTCCTGCGCCAGTCCCGTGGATTCCAGGTGATGTTCGTTGACCTGCGGATCACGCAGGCCGACAACGCGTTCGGTACGCCAGCGGCGCATGGCGGGCCCCTTACTTGGCTGCCCGTTCTTTGGCGATCAACTGGTCGGCGACGTTGAGGGTCTGCTCAGGACCACCGGAGGTGCCCAGGTCGAAACGGTATTTGCCGTTGACGATCATGGTCGGTACGCCTTGCACGCCATACTTCTGCGCCAGCTCCTTGGCTTGCTTGATCTGGCCTTGGATGGCGAAGGAGTTGAAGGTGGCCAGGAACTTGTCCTTGTCGACACCTTGGGTAGCGACGAAGTCAGCCATATCCTCAGGCTTGGTCAGACGCTTGCCTTGTTTCTGGATGGCGTCGAATACCGCGTTATGGACCTTGTGCTCCACCCCCATGGCTTCCAGGGTCAGGAACAACTGGCCGTGGGCATCCCACGCGCCGCCGAACATGGCAGGGATACGCTTGAAGTTCACGTCGGAAGGGAGTTTTTCGACCCATGGATTGATGGTCGGTTCAAAAGCGTAGCAATGCGGGCAACCGTACCAGAACAGCTCCACCACTTCGATCTTGCCCGGTACCGATACGGCAACAGGGTTGGCCAATTCAACGTAGGTTTTACCGGCTTCAAGCGGCACATCGGCGGCTTGTGCGGTGATGCCGAAGAGGCTGGCAGTGACGAGAGCGGCGCTGAGGATCAGATTACGCATGCTTTACTCCTAGACAAATAAAGTCGCCTCACGCGACCTTTGTTGTGACAGGTCCACGGGGGCATGAGTTCGTTAGTGTAACGGCACCGGCCACAAAAAAGGGCGGCCTGGGCCACCCTTTTTATGCTTGCATCACGGGATTAATCGAGTGTTAACGTTGCGCCTCGATCAGTGCAGGCCCTGGATGTATTGGGAAACAGCTTCGATATCTTTGTTGCTGAGCTTGGCCGCGATGCTTTGCATGATTTTGGTATCGCCGTCGTTGGTGCGATTACCTTCACGGAAGTCCGTCAGTTGCTTGGCGACATACTGCGCATGTTGCCCGCCCAAATGCGGGAAGCCTGCTTCGGCAAGACCTGCGCCGTTAGGCGAGTGGCAGCCGATGCAGGAAGGCATGCCTTTTTCCAGGTTGCCGCCGCGGAACAGATCCTGGCCACGTGCGACTTGTTTCGGATCAGCAGCTCCCACACTGCCTTTCTGGCTGGAGAAGTAAGCGGCGATATCCGCCAGTTCCTGGTCGCTGAGGTTGGTCAGCAAACCGGTCATTTCCAGCACCACACGCTTGCCACTCTTGATGTCGTGCATCTGCTTGGTCAGGTAACGCTCACCCTGGCCGGCCAGTTTAGGGAAGTTCGGTGCCGGACTGTTACCATCCAGTCCATGGCAGGCACCACATACGCCGGCTTTCGCTTGACCGGCAGTGGCATCACCTTTAACAGGGTCCCCTGCAGCGACGGCAGCGCCGGTGATGCCCAAGGTCAACAGCAGACTCACGATCAGTTTGTTCATCAGCTAATCCAACTACGGCTAAGGGTTTAAGAGTTATCAACCGGGTTTACTCACCATCATTTCAATGACGGCCTGGTAATCCTCGGTCCAGCAGTCCATGCACAAACCACGCGGCGGCATTGCCTTGAAACCCTGAGTCGCGTGTCGCACCAGCGTCTCCATGCCATGCGCCAGTCTTGGCACCCAGGCTGCCTGGTCACCCCGTTCGGGGGCGTTCGGCAGTTGGCCGGCATGGCAAGCCACGCAAACTCGGTTGTACACCACTTCCGGATCCTGTGTAGCCTGAGCGCCGAAAAACGGAATCAGGACACCGAAGCGAGCAACCATCTGGTCATACATCGACCTTTTCAGGGTTTGAGAGCGTTTTGCGTTCTAATGCGCAATAAAGGTCTATCGCTCCCGTGAACTCCGTCCTTCGCTGGGACAAAGCACACACAAAATCTGCGGCATTATATACTGGCGCTACTGAAACGGAAACGACACCGCTTGCCGCACCCTTTCTCGGCACCGCCCACATCGGAAATCTCATGCAACTCAAGAACCCCATCCTCGGCCTGTGCCAACAGTCCACCTTCATGCTCAGCGCCGCCAAAGTGGACCAATGCCCGGATGACGAAGGCTTTGAAGTCGCCTTTGCCGGTCGCTCCAACGCCGGTAAATCCAGCGCACTGAACACCCTGACCCACGCCAGCCTGGCGCGCACCTCGAAAACCCCGGGCCGCACGCAGTTGCTCAACTTCTTCAAGCTAGACGATGATCGGCGTCTGGTCGACCTGCCGGGCTACGGTTATGCAAAAGTACCTATCCCGCTGAAACTGCACTGGCAGCGTCACCTGGAGGCTTACCTCGGTGGCCGGGAGAGTTTGAAGGGGCTGATCCTGATGATGGACATCCGCCATCCAATGACCGACTTCGACCTGCTGATGCTCGACTGGGCCGTCGCCAGCGGCATGCCGATGCACATCCTGCTGACCAAAGCCGACAAGCTGACCTACGGCGCGGCCAAGAACACGCTGCTCAAGGTGCAGGCGGAAATCCGTAAAGGTTGGGGCGACACGATTACTATCCAGCTGTTCTCGGCTCCCAAGCGCCTGGGCCTGGAAGAGGCTTACACCGTGCTGGCCGACTGGATGGAATTGGCGGACAAGGGCGCGCAAATCGCGGAATGACTTTTCTGCGGGCAAAAAAAACCCCGGACTTCGTATGGGGAGGGGAAGTTCGGGGTTCAAGTTCCGGACCGCTAGGGCGGGGTCCAGATATCTGCCAACACTTAACACAACATAGGAGCATTGAAGGGCTTCACCACCCATTCAGTAACTCTGAGTAGCGATTCACGGGTTAAGTTCCAGCAGGCTAAAAAAACTATTGGGAATAACCGACGTCGATTTCCGGACTAAAGCACTCTGCCACCACGCCACGTGGTGGCAAAACCCCGGAATCAGTGGGCTTCGTCCCAGTTATCCCCCACGCCCACGTCAACCAGCAGCGGTACATCCAGTTGCGCTGCCGCACTCATGTGCTCGCGAATCTTCGCGCTGACTTCTGCGACCAGATCCTCACGCACCTCCAGCACCAGTTCGTCGTGTACCTGCAGAATAACCTTGGCGTCCAGGCCCGACTCGGTCAGCCAGTTGTCCACACGCACCATGGCTTTCTTGATGATATCTGCCGCAGTGCCCTGCATGGGCGCGTTGATCGCGGTGCGTTCTGCGGCCGCGCGCTCCTGAGGCTTGTTGGAGTGGATATCCGGCAGGTACAACCGGCGGCCGAAGAGGGTTTCCACATAGCCTTGATCGGCAGCCTGGGTGCGGGTGCGCTCCATATACTCACGAACCCCGGGATAACGGGCGAAGTAAACATCGATATACGCCTTGGCCGTCTTGGTATCGACGCCGATGTCCTTGCCCAGCTTCTGCGCGCCCATCCCGTAGATCAGGCCGAAGTTAATGGCCTTGGCGCTGCGGCGCTGATCAGAGGTGACCTTATCCAGCTCAACCTTGAACACTTCGGCCGCCGTGGCCGTGTGCACATCCAGGTTATGGCGGAAGGCATTCATCAGCCCTTCGTCCTTAGACAGGTGCGCCATGATTCGCAGCTCGATCTGCGAATAATCCGCCGCCAGCAGTTTGTAGCCCTTGGGCGCGATAAATGCCTGGCGGATGCGCCGCCCTTCAGCGGTGCGCACCGGAATGTTCTGCAGGTTCGGGTCGCTGGAAGACAGGCGCCCCGTAGCGGCCACCGCCTGGTGATAAGACGTGTGGATACGCTTGGTACGCGGGTTGATCTGTTCCGGCAGACGGTCGGTGTAGGTGCTTTTCAGCTTGCTCATGCTGCGGTACTGCATCAGCACCTTGGGCAGCGGATAGTCATCTTCGGCCAGCTTGGCCAGCACTTCTTCGGCCGTCGAAGCCTGCCCCTTGGCGGTCTTCTTCAGTACCGGCAGGCCCAGCTTTTCGTAGAGGATAGCGCCGAGCTGCTTGGGCGAACCGAGATTGAACTCCTCACCGGCGATCTCGAAGGCCTGGCGCTCGAGTTCAACCATCTTGTTGCCCAGCTCAATGCTCTGCACGCCGAGCAACTGCGCATCCACCAGGGCGCCCTGGCGCTCGATGCGCGCCAGCACCGGCACCAGCGGCATCTCGATGTCCGTCAGCACACTGGCCAGGCTCGGAATGGCCGCCAATTGGGCGAACAGCGCCTGATGCAAGCGCAGGGTCACGTCGGCGTCTTCGGCGGCGTAGGGGCCGGCCTGTTCCAGCGGGATCTGGTCGAACGTCAGTTGCTTGGCGCCTTTGCCGGCGATGTCCTGGAAGCTGACGGTGTCATAGTCCAGGTACTTCTTGGCCAGGCTGTCCATGTCATGCCGGGTCGCGGTGGCATTCAACACATAGGACTCAAGCATGGTGTCGAAGGCAATGCCGCGTACGGTTATGCCCTGGGCAGGGTCGCCGCCGATGGCGCAGTTCGCGAGAATGTTCATGTCGAATTTGGCGTGCTGGCCGACCTTGAGCTTGGTCGGGTCTTCCAATAGCGGCTTCAAGGCCAGCAACACGCTGTCGCGATCCAGTTGCTCCGGGACGCCCATGTAGGAATGGGTCAGCGGGATGTAGGCTGCTTCATGGGGCTGCACCGCGAACGAAACGCCCACCAATTGCGCCTGTTGGGCGTCGATACCGGTGGTTTCGGTGTCAAAGGCGAACAATTTGGCGTCGTTGAGCTTCTTCAGCCAGGTGTCGAAGGTCGCCTGGTCGAGAATGGTGGTGTATGTCGCCTCTGCGGGCGCGACGACCACTGGCTCAGTGACCTCTTTAACGACCGGCGCAGCATCGGTCGACGCCTTGAGCTCCGCGCGCTTGGTATCGCGTTGAATCTCTTCGTACCAGCTCTTGAACTCCAGCAGCGCGTACAGCTCCAGGAGTTTTTCACGGTCCGGCTCGATCAGATGCAGGTCGTCCAGACCCACGTCCAGCGGCACATCGACCTTGATAGTCGCCAACTGATACGACAGGAATGCCATTTCCCGATGCTCTTCAAGCTTGGCCGGCAACGTCTTGGCGCCCCGGATAGGCAAGGTCGGCACGATATCCAATTGTTCATAAAGCTCTTTAAGGCCGCCATTCACACCCACCAGCAAGCCGGAAGCCGTCTTGGGACCAATGCCCGGAACGCCAGGGATGTTGTCGGACGAATCGCCCATCAACGCCAGGTAATCGATGATCTGCTCTGGTGCGACGCCAAATTTCTCCTTTACGCCCTCAACATCCATCGAGCTACCAGTCATGGTATTGACCAAGGTAATGTGCCCGTCGACCAGTTGCGCCATGTCCTTGTCGCCGGTAGAAATCACCACCGGCCGGTTGGCGGCCGCGCTGCTGCGGGCCAGGGTGCCGATCACGTCATCGGCCTCCACGCCTTCGACACACAGCAACGGGAAGCCCAAAGCGATCACGCTCTGATGCAGCGGCTCGATTTGCAGGCGCAT
It encodes:
- the polA gene encoding DNA polymerase I; this encodes MSQAPLVLVDGSSYLYRAFHALPPLTTSKGLPTGAVKGVLNMLKSLRKQYPDSPFAVVFDAKGGTFRDEMYAEYKAHRPSMPDDMRLQIEPLHQSVIALGFPLLCVEGVEADDVIGTLARSSAAANRPVVISTGDKDMAQLVDGHITLVNTMTGSSMDVEGVKEKFGVAPEQIIDYLALMGDSSDNIPGVPGIGPKTASGLLVGVNGGLKELYEQLDIVPTLPIRGAKTLPAKLEEHREMAFLSYQLATIKVDVPLDVGLDDLHLIEPDREKLLELYALLEFKSWYEEIQRDTKRAELKASTDAAPVVKEVTEPVVVAPAEATYTTILDQATFDTWLKKLNDAKLFAFDTETTGIDAQQAQLVGVSFAVQPHEAAYIPLTHSYMGVPEQLDRDSVLLALKPLLEDPTKLKVGQHAKFDMNILANCAIGGDPAQGITVRGIAFDTMLESYVLNATATRHDMDSLAKKYLDYDTVSFQDIAGKGAKQLTFDQIPLEQAGPYAAEDADVTLRLHQALFAQLAAIPSLASVLTDIEMPLVPVLARIERQGALVDAQLLGVQSIELGNKMVELERQAFEIAGEEFNLGSPKQLGAILYEKLGLPVLKKTAKGQASTAEEVLAKLAEDDYPLPKVLMQYRSMSKLKSTYTDRLPEQINPRTKRIHTSYHQAVAATGRLSSSDPNLQNIPVRTAEGRRIRQAFIAPKGYKLLAADYSQIELRIMAHLSKDEGLMNAFRHNLDVHTATAAEVFKVELDKVTSDQRRSAKAINFGLIYGMGAQKLGKDIGVDTKTAKAYIDVYFARYPGVREYMERTRTQAADQGYVETLFGRRLYLPDIHSNKPQERAAAERTAINAPMQGTAADIIKKAMVRVDNWLTESGLDAKVILQVHDELVLEVREDLVAEVSAKIREHMSAAAQLDVPLLVDVGVGDNWDEAH
- the yihA gene encoding ribosome biogenesis GTP-binding protein YihA/YsxC, which encodes MQLKNPILGLCQQSTFMLSAAKVDQCPDDEGFEVAFAGRSNAGKSSALNTLTHASLARTSKTPGRTQLLNFFKLDDDRRLVDLPGYGYAKVPIPLKLHWQRHLEAYLGGRESLKGLILMMDIRHPMTDFDLLMLDWAVASGMPMHILLTKADKLTYGAAKNTLLKVQAEIRKGWGDTITIQLFSAPKRLGLEEAYTVLADWMELADKGAQIAE
- the dsbA gene encoding thiol:disulfide interchange protein DsbA, yielding MRNLILSAALVTASLFGITAQAADVPLEAGKTYVELANPVAVSVPGKIEVVELFWYGCPHCYAFEPTINPWVEKLPSDVNFKRIPAMFGGAWDAHGQLFLTLEAMGVEHKVHNAVFDAIQKQGKRLTKPEDMADFVATQGVDKDKFLATFNSFAIQGQIKQAKELAQKYGVQGVPTMIVNGKYRFDLGTSGGPEQTLNVADQLIAKERAAK
- a CDS encoding endonuclease/exonuclease/phosphatase family protein — encoded protein: MRRWRTERVVGLRDPQVNEHHLESTGLAQDSRLRLLSFNIQVGISTEKYRHYLTRGWQHLLPHQGRADNLQKIGNLLNDFDLVALQEADGGSMRSGYINQVEHLAQLGAFPYWYQQLNRNLGRLAQHSNGVLSRLKPSAIEDHPLPGPKGRGAILVRFGEGPEALVVVMMHLALGARARTLQLAYIRELIGNYKHQVLMGDMNTHANDLLLNSPLRDLGLLAPQVEATFPSWRPQRCLDHILLSPTLTLESVQVLAQPISDHLPVAVEIRLPGSLSADALPALSPGPRGPLA
- a CDS encoding c-type cytochrome; this encodes MNKLIVSLLLTLGITGAAVAAGDPVKGDATAGQAKAGVCGACHGLDGNSPAPNFPKLAGQGERYLTKQMHDIKSGKRVVLEMTGLLTNLSDQELADIAAYFSSQKGSVGAADPKQVARGQDLFRGGNLEKGMPSCIGCHSPNGAGLAEAGFPHLGGQHAQYVAKQLTDFREGNRTNDGDTKIMQSIAAKLSNKDIEAVSQYIQGLH